One segment of Theobroma cacao cultivar B97-61/B2 chromosome 9, Criollo_cocoa_genome_V2, whole genome shotgun sequence DNA contains the following:
- the LOC18589582 gene encoding IQ domain-containing protein IQM2 — MGVTFSYPFAKCSDVENGLESVIVKSISFGDDEVKTPVRSISFKSIDSEPTILKSVGSGKMILEGSVSFKGIELERMLSGKTQLGRAENLSIKAIGLKSKAIDIQTPKPDTSIETPKQLPVLDPSNPQHEAAIRLQKVYKSFRTRRKLADCAVLVAQSWWELLDFAELKRSSISFFDIDKHETAISRWSRARTKAAKVGKGLSKNDKAQKLALQHWLEAIDPRHRYGHNLHLYYNQWLQSQSQEPFFYWLDIGEGKEVNLEKCPRLKLQQQCIKYLGPMERKPYEVIVVDGKFIYKQTRKLLHTTGEDRDAKSIFVLSTSKILYVGMKKKGKFQHSSFLAGGATIAAGRLVVDSGVLKAVWPHSGHYRPTEENFNDFISYLRENNVDLTDVKMTPLDEDESLANKQRSSNHLRCNSSEEDFILETEEVRVKDSIKVVVDSRVQETRAALERPRSSRLLNLSRKLTNLEIPRRSELFEMSDVDHRAVVSCNNDNSVDSPLEDGYETEEETIASEQDSMVPKQKIDKEVEDIPEESILQRINSKKGLKSYQLGKQLSCKWTTGAGPRIGCVRDYPSELQFRALEQVNLSPRSASDTKSYFSPRSASSPSPKVSTPAGATEEMRTLSLPVLKKENLLQRSIHSRMQSSALLRGALVCNIP; from the exons TAGATTCAGAGCCCACGATATTAAAATCAGTAGGTTCTGGAAAGATGATACTGGAGGGATCTGTTAGCTTTAAAGGGATAGAGTTGGAGAGAATGCTTTCAGGTAAAACTCAATTAGGTAGAGCAGAGAATTTGTCCATTAAAGCTATCGGTTTGAAGAGCAAAGCAATAGATATTCAAACCCCAAAACCAGATACATCCATAGAGACTCCAAAACAATTACCAGTTTTGGATCCCAGCAATCCACAACATGAGGCTGCAATAAGATTGCAAAAAGTGTACAAGAGCTTTCGAACAAGGAGAAAGCTTGCAGATTGTGCAGTTCTTGTTGCGCAGAGCTG GTGGGAGCTCTTAGATTTTGCTGAACTCAAGAGGAGTTCTATATCATTCTTTGATATAGATAAACATGAAACTGCTATTTCACGTTGGTCAAGGGCGAGAACTAAAGCTGCTAAGGTTGGAAAAGGTTTATCAAAGAATGATAAAGCTCAAAAGCTTGCTTTGCAACACTGGCTTGAGGCA ATTGATCCGAGGCATCGTTATGGACACAATTTACACCTCTATTATAATCAATGGCTCCAGTCTCAGAGTCAAGAGCCTTTCTTCTACTG GCTGGATATCGGAGAAGGGAAAGAAGTAAATCTGGAAAAATGTCCTAGATTAAAGCTTCAACAGCAGTGCATCAAATATCTTGGTCCG ATGGAAAGGAAGCCCTATGAAGTTATTGTGGTAGATGGAAAGTTCATCTACAAGCAAACAAGGAAGCTTCTCCATACCACTGGAGAAGATCGCGATGCTAAGTCGATTTTTGTCCTCAGCACATCAAAGATCTTGTATGTTGGCATGAAGAAGAAGGGTAAATTTCAACACTCTAGCTTCTTGGCTGGAGGTGCCACCATTGCTGCTGGAAGATTAGTTGTTGATAGTGGTGTCCTTAAG GCTGTTTGGCCTCACAGTGGTCATTATCGTCCTacagaagaaaattttaatgacTTCATTTCATATCTAAGGGAGAATAATGTGGATCTAACAGATGTCAag ATGACTCCATTGGATGAAGATGAAAGCTTGGCCAACAAACAAAGAAGCAGTAATCATCTCAGATGCAACTCATCTGAAGAGGACTTTATTTTAGAGACTGAAGAGGTCAGAGTCAAAGATTCAATCAAAGTGGTAGTTGATTCAAGGGTACAAGAAACTAGGGCTGCCCTTGAACGGCCCAGGTCAAGCAGGCTTCTCAACCTTAGCAGAAAATTGACTAATCTTGAAATACCAAGAAGATCAGAATTGTTTGAGATGTCAGATGTTGACCATAGAGCTGTCGTGTCATGTAACAATGACAATTCGGTGGATTCTCCGTTGGAGGATGGTTATGAGACAGAAGAGGAAACCATCGCTTCAGAGCAGGATTCAATGGTTCCAAAACAAAAGATTGACAAAGAGGTAGAGGACATTCCTGAAGAGTCGATTCTTCAAAGGATTAACTCTAAAAAAGGACTGAAGTCATATCAATTAGGGAAGCAGTTGTCATGCAAGTGGACTACAGGAGCAGGGCCCCGGATTGGTTGTGTGAGGGACTACCCCTCAGAACTCCAATTCCGGGCTTTGGAGCAGGTGAACTTGTCTCCAAGAAGTGCGAGCGACACAAAGTCATACTTTTCTCCTCGGTCTGCTAGTAGCCCGAGTCCTAAAGTTTCCACACCAGCAGGTGCCACGGAAGAAATGAGAACCCTAAGTTTACCTGTGCTCAAGAAGGAAAATTTGTTGCAGAGAAGCATCCATTCCAGAATGCAGTCCTCCGCATTATTAAGGGGAGCACTTGTTTGTAACATACCATAG